One window from the genome of Chrysemys picta bellii isolate R12L10 chromosome 15, ASM1138683v2, whole genome shotgun sequence encodes:
- the LOC101933143 gene encoding solute carrier family 2, facilitated glucose transporter member 11-like, protein MASCLSDLIQYRGLFQMMLVLGIGGTLLPGFHLSVINYPSMHIKRFINKTWLERYGSPLHQETITLLWSLIVSIYCVGGLLGCLCSGYLFVKYGKKKCLLCNNMLVMVTALHMGFSKSAKSFEMILIGRFLYGISAGVCMNAHGQYLGEISPKKLRGFANTSALVFLTLGKVLGQIMGLREFLGTESLWPLLLAVCGIAAFVQLVSLPFFPESPPYLLIQKEDSEGCLKAMKQLWGEGDHQAEFEDMMKEKAAMKSIKTMTVLEVMKEPALRWQLCIMILLMMSIQLCGLNAIYFYTFEVFRTARLDEDLIPYIALGVGICEFFSNILCSSIIDRFGRRMLLWGGYGLMAGMLVFLVTALSLQNQFSWMAYCGVILIFLFTISYGIGPSGAVMSVMMEIFNQSARSSAFVIAGTIGWMGLIVIGMIFPFIVEALGPFCFLIFVGVLVISGIFFYLFLPETKGKSIMEITEEFRTIHFGKKLLLTAGKNSPVEHTFCTKF, encoded by the exons ATGGCCAGCTGCCTGTCAGACCTG ATTCAGTATCGGGGGCTATTTCAAATGATGCTTGTGCTGGGAATTGGTGGAACCCTTTTACCAGGTTTTCATCTTTCTGTGATCAACTACCCTTCCATG caCATTAAGAGGTTTATCAACAAAACCTGGCTGGAGCGATATGGCTCTCCCCTCCATCAGGAGACCATCACATTGCTGTGGTCCCTCATTGTGTCTATCTACTGTGTAGGGGGACTACTGGGGTGTCTGTGTAGTGGATACCTGTTTGTGAAATATGGAAA AAAGAAATGTCTGTTGTGCAACAATATGCTCGTAATGGTAACTGCCTTGCACATGGGCTTCAGTAAGAGCGCCAAGTCTTTTGAGATGATTCTGATTGGACGCTTCCTCTATGGCATCAGTGCAG GTGTATGTATGAATGCACATGGTCAATACCTAGGAGAAATTTCACCGAAGAAGCTGCGTGGATTTGCAAACACCAGTGCTCTTGTGTTTTTGACACTAGGAAAAGTTTTAGGACAAATTATGGGATTAAG AGAGTTTTTAGGAACTGAATCCTTGTGGCCTTTGCTGTTAGCCGTATGTGGAATTGCAGCATTTGTCCAGCTGGTCTCTTTGCCATTCTTCCCTGAGTCCCCACCCTACCTTTTGATACAAAAGGAAGACTCTGAAGGTTGTTTGAAAG CCATGAAGCAGCTCTGGGGTGAAGGGGATCATCAAGCAGAGTTTGAGGACATGATGAAGGAGAAGGCAGCAATGAAAAGCATCAAAACCATGACTGTCCTGGAAGTGATGAAAGAACCAGCCTTGCGTTGGCAGTTGTGTATAATGATTCTCCTTATGATGAGTATACAGCTTTGTGGCTTGAATGCA ATCTACTTTTATACCTTTGAAGTGTTCCGTACAGCCAGGTTGGATGAAGACCTTATTCCATATATAGCATTAGGAGTTGGGATCTGTGAATTCTTCTCGAACATCCTGTGT AGCTCCATCATTGACCGGTTTGGCAGGCGGATGCTGTTATGGGGTGGTTATGGGTTGATGGCAGGGATGCTGGTATTCCTAGTAACAGCTCTCTCACTGCAG AATCAGTTCTCCTGGATGGCCTACTGCGGTGTTATTCTCATATTCTTGTTCACTATCTCCTATGGAATTGGACCAT CTGGGGCAGTCATGTCTGTCATGATGGAAATCTTCAACCAGTCAGCCCGATCATCTGCCTTTGTGATTGCTGGGACCATTGGCTGGATGGGCCTCATTGTAATTGGGATGATATTCCCCTTCATTGTG GAGGCCCTCGGTCCCTTCTGCTTCCTCATCTTTGTGGGCGTTCTTGTCATCTCAGGGATTTTTTTCTACCTGTTCCTTCCAGAGACAAAGGGGAAGTCGATCATGGAAATCACAGAGGAGTTCCGCACAATACATTTTGGGAAGAAACTTCTACTGACTGCGGGGAAGAATTCCCCTGTGGAACACACCTTCTGCACCAAGTTCTGA